In Ochrobactrum sp. Marseille-Q0166, a single genomic region encodes these proteins:
- a CDS encoding MetQ/NlpA family ABC transporter substrate-binding protein, which yields MDTGMNRKTSSAKNHMNRRRFMAISALVLASGFLPATPYAEDRQSLRIALATSISNQAAEVAAAEAKEQGLDVELIEFSDWNTPNTAVADKTADANLFQHIPYLNYTNANTGNGLVPVAPAFSTPFGLYSKKYAKLEDIPGNAQIAFSGDVINTGRSLLLLQKAGFLELKSGTDQRASLEDVTTWKKPLKIVQLDGPQIARSLDDVDAAATYPTFAKLAGLEASAGLIFENEPIYAFQFVTRPELRDDARLKKFIEIYQNSKAVKAKLKELYGEMVSFPR from the coding sequence ATGGATACCGGTATGAACAGGAAAACATCATCGGCCAAAAATCACATGAACCGCCGACGTTTCATGGCAATCTCAGCTTTGGTTCTCGCAAGTGGTTTTCTTCCAGCAACACCCTATGCTGAAGACAGACAGTCTCTGCGCATAGCGCTCGCCACCAGCATATCAAATCAGGCAGCGGAAGTAGCTGCTGCTGAGGCGAAAGAGCAGGGACTGGATGTCGAACTGATCGAATTCAGTGACTGGAACACACCAAATACAGCGGTCGCAGATAAGACCGCAGATGCCAATCTTTTCCAGCATATTCCGTATTTGAATTATACCAACGCCAACACAGGCAATGGACTTGTGCCGGTCGCACCTGCCTTCAGCACTCCTTTCGGACTATATTCTAAGAAATATGCGAAACTTGAAGACATCCCCGGCAATGCTCAAATTGCTTTTTCTGGTGATGTGATCAATACGGGGCGCTCGTTATTGCTTTTGCAAAAGGCCGGATTTCTTGAATTGAAATCTGGAACCGATCAGCGCGCCAGCCTGGAAGATGTGACAACATGGAAAAAGCCGCTGAAAATTGTGCAGCTTGATGGTCCGCAAATTGCACGTTCCTTGGATGATGTTGATGCCGCGGCGACCTATCCAACATTCGCTAAACTTGCAGGGTTAGAGGCTTCAGCCGGGCTGATATTTGAAAATGAACCGATCTATGCATTCCAGTTTGTTACACGCCCTGAGTTACGCGATGATGCGCGCTTAAAAAAGTTTATAGAAATTTACCAGAACTCAAAGGCCGTAAAAGCAAAGCTTAAAGAGTTATACGGCGAAATGGTGTCATTCCCGCGATAA
- a CDS encoding acetoin reductase, giving the protein MSNTAKVALVTGAAQGIGRGIALRLAKDGFDIALVDLKADKLESVKKEVEALGRKASTFSADVSKRDDVYAAIDHAEKELGGFDVIVNNAGIAQVQPISDVKPEEVDRILKINVEGVLWGIQAAAAKFKARGQKGKIINASSIAGHDGFAMLGVYSATKFAVRALTQAAAKEYASAGITVNAYCPGIVGTDMWVEIDERFSEITGAPKGETYKKYVEGIALGRAQTPEDVASLVSFLSSPDSDYITGQAILTDGGIVYR; this is encoded by the coding sequence ATGTCAAATACAGCCAAAGTCGCATTGGTAACAGGCGCAGCTCAGGGCATTGGTCGCGGTATCGCTCTGCGCCTTGCTAAGGATGGCTTTGATATTGCGCTGGTCGATCTGAAGGCGGACAAACTTGAATCCGTGAAGAAAGAAGTTGAAGCGCTTGGCCGCAAGGCTTCGACCTTTTCCGCTGATGTTAGCAAGCGTGATGATGTCTATGCCGCAATCGATCATGCTGAAAAAGAACTCGGCGGTTTTGATGTCATCGTCAACAATGCCGGTATTGCTCAGGTACAGCCGATTTCTGATGTAAAGCCGGAAGAAGTTGATCGTATCCTCAAAATCAACGTTGAAGGCGTTTTGTGGGGCATTCAAGCCGCAGCAGCCAAGTTCAAGGCGCGCGGCCAGAAAGGCAAGATTATCAACGCTTCCTCCATTGCAGGTCATGATGGTTTTGCAATGCTTGGTGTTTATTCTGCAACGAAGTTTGCCGTACGCGCTCTGACCCAGGCCGCAGCCAAGGAATATGCCAGTGCAGGAATTACTGTGAATGCTTACTGCCCGGGCATCGTCGGCACAGATATGTGGGTTGAGATTGATGAGCGTTTCTCGGAAATCACTGGCGCACCAAAGGGCGAAACCTACAAAAAATATGTCGAAGGCATTGCTCTTGGCCGCGCTCAGACACCGGAAGATGTTGCTTCGCTCGTATCGTTCCTGTCGAGTCCAGATTCAGATTACATCACCGGACAAGCGATCCTGACCGACGGTGGCATTGTTTACCGCTAA
- a CDS encoding ABC-F family ATP-binding cassette domain-containing protein, producing MIRIDNISKSNSHRILFIESSAALNRGEKIGLVGPNGAGKTTLFRMITGEEQPDEGQVNVEKGVTIGYFNQNVGEMGGRSAVAEVMDGAGPVSIVAAELRELEAAMCDPDRLDEMDTIIERYGEVQARYEELDGYGLDGRAREVLAGLSFSQEMMDGDVGRLSGGWKMRVALARILLMRPDVMLLDEPSNHLDLESLIWLESFLKNYDGALLMTSHDREFMNRIVTKIIEIDGGSLTSYSGDYAFYEGQRALNEKQQQAQFERQQAMLAKEIKFIERFKARASHASQVQSRVKKLEKIDRVEPPRRRQTVAFDFLPAPRSGEDVVSLKGVKKAYGSRTIYDGLDFMVRRRERWCIMGVNGAGKSTLLKLVTGTTEPDQGVVNLGASVKLGYFAQHAMDILDGDSTILEWLEQRFPKAGQAPLRALAGCFGFSGDDIEKKCRVLSGGEKARLVMAAMLFDPPNFLVLDEPTNHLDLDTKEMLIKALDAYEGTMLFVSHDRRFLSALSNRVLELTPDGIHQYGGGYAEYVESTGQEAPGLHVA from the coding sequence ATGATCCGTATTGATAATATCAGCAAGTCAAACAGCCACCGCATTCTTTTTATCGAATCTTCTGCCGCGTTAAATCGCGGTGAGAAGATCGGCCTTGTTGGACCTAACGGCGCTGGCAAGACGACGCTTTTCCGCATGATCACCGGTGAGGAGCAGCCCGATGAAGGGCAGGTCAACGTCGAAAAGGGTGTGACGATTGGCTATTTCAATCAGAACGTCGGCGAAATGGGAGGGCGTTCTGCAGTTGCTGAAGTTATGGATGGAGCAGGGCCTGTCAGTATCGTTGCTGCGGAACTGCGTGAGCTTGAAGCTGCGATGTGTGATCCTGATCGTCTCGACGAAATGGACACGATTATCGAGCGTTACGGCGAAGTTCAGGCCCGGTACGAAGAACTTGATGGTTATGGGCTTGATGGGCGTGCACGCGAAGTATTGGCTGGCCTTAGCTTCAGTCAGGAAATGATGGATGGCGATGTCGGCCGATTGTCCGGTGGCTGGAAAATGCGCGTGGCGCTTGCCCGCATTCTTCTGATGCGCCCCGACGTTATGCTGCTTGATGAGCCGAGCAACCATCTGGATCTTGAAAGTCTGATTTGGCTTGAATCTTTCCTCAAGAATTATGATGGCGCCTTGCTGATGACTTCGCATGACCGCGAATTCATGAACCGTATCGTGACAAAAATTATTGAAATCGATGGCGGCTCGCTCACAAGCTATTCCGGTGATTATGCTTTTTATGAAGGTCAGCGTGCGCTTAATGAGAAGCAGCAGCAGGCACAGTTTGAACGTCAACAGGCTATGCTTGCCAAGGAAATCAAGTTCATCGAACGATTTAAAGCGCGCGCATCACACGCGTCTCAAGTGCAGAGTCGTGTGAAAAAGCTAGAAAAGATTGATCGAGTGGAGCCGCCGCGCCGCCGGCAGACAGTAGCCTTTGACTTTTTGCCAGCGCCACGATCCGGTGAAGATGTGGTCAGCCTTAAAGGCGTAAAAAAAGCTTATGGCAGCCGCACGATCTATGACGGCCTGGATTTTATGGTTCGTCGCCGTGAACGCTGGTGTATTATGGGTGTCAATGGAGCAGGCAAGTCGACATTGCTTAAGCTTGTTACTGGTACGACGGAACCTGATCAGGGTGTCGTCAATCTGGGCGCCAGTGTGAAGCTTGGCTATTTCGCACAGCACGCTATGGATATTCTTGACGGTGACAGCACCATTCTTGAATGGCTGGAACAGCGTTTTCCGAAAGCAGGGCAGGCGCCTTTGCGCGCACTGGCAGGCTGCTTCGGCTTTTCAGGTGATGACATTGAAAAGAAATGCCGCGTGCTTTCCGGTGGTGAAAAAGCACGATTGGTTATGGCTGCAATGCTATTTGATCCGCCAAACTTCCTTGTACTTGATGAGCCGACGAACCATCTGGACCTCGACACCAAGGAAATGTTGATCAAAGCTTTAGACGCTTATGAAGGAACAATGCTTTTCGTATCGCATGACCGCCGCTTTTTGTCGGCGCTTTCCAATCGGGTACTGGAACTCACGCCGGACGGCATTCATCAATATGGTGGCGGTTACGCCGAATATGTCGAAAGCACCGGACAGGAAGCGCCGGGGTTACATGTTGCATAA
- a CDS encoding biotin/lipoate A/B protein ligase family protein gives MHGEYKVHGGKLVVVDLEVQDNKLHQVQVAGDFFLEPAEALDDIRNALTGLTATASAEDIADAVRKGLRPDAFMIGFSPEAVAIAVRRALGVARTWRDFEWQIIDIPPLSPTMHLALDEVLAREVAAGRRAPTLRFWEWERPSIIIGAFQSLRNEVDMEATQEMGVETVRRVTGGGAMFVEPGNSITYSLYAPGELVRDMSFADSYAFLDEWVLKSLNSLGIDAFYKPLNDISSSKGKIGGAAQKRYSGGTVLHHVTMAYDMDAEKMVKVLRIGREKLSDKGTASAVKRVDPVRSQTGLPRREVIDRMKDVFVSLNGGVSGAITPEEFAAAEKLVEEKFATKEWLHHIP, from the coding sequence ATGCATGGTGAGTACAAGGTCCACGGTGGCAAGCTGGTTGTTGTCGATCTGGAGGTGCAGGATAATAAATTACATCAGGTCCAAGTCGCCGGTGACTTCTTTCTCGAACCGGCAGAAGCGCTTGATGATATTCGCAATGCACTGACCGGCTTGACGGCAACAGCTTCAGCCGAAGATATCGCGGATGCGGTTCGCAAGGGGCTGCGTCCGGATGCTTTTATGATCGGTTTCAGTCCCGAAGCAGTTGCAATCGCCGTTCGCCGAGCGCTGGGAGTGGCTCGAACCTGGCGTGACTTTGAGTGGCAGATCATCGATATTCCTCCACTCTCACCGACAATGCATCTAGCGCTTGATGAAGTATTAGCGCGCGAAGTGGCAGCAGGTCGTCGTGCACCAACCTTACGTTTTTGGGAGTGGGAACGGCCCTCAATTATTATTGGTGCGTTTCAGTCGCTGCGTAACGAGGTTGATATGGAAGCTACGCAGGAAATGGGCGTTGAGACGGTCCGACGCGTTACTGGTGGCGGGGCGATGTTTGTAGAACCGGGAAATTCCATTACTTATTCACTCTATGCACCGGGTGAACTTGTCCGCGATATGAGTTTCGCAGATTCCTACGCTTTTCTTGATGAATGGGTTTTGAAGTCACTCAATTCGCTTGGGATTGATGCTTTCTATAAGCCACTCAACGATATTTCGAGCTCAAAAGGCAAGATCGGCGGAGCGGCGCAAAAACGCTATTCAGGCGGAACGGTTTTGCATCACGTGACCATGGCTTATGACATGGATGCAGAAAAGATGGTCAAAGTGTTGCGCATCGGCCGGGAAAAGCTTTCGGATAAGGGGACAGCCAGCGCGGTCAAGCGCGTTGATCCCGTTCGCAGCCAGACGGGGCTTCCGAGGCGAGAAGTTATCGATCGCATGAAAGATGTGTTCGTTTCCCTCAATGGTGGGGTGAGCGGAGCTATAACGCCGGAAGAGTTTGCCGCTGCTGAAAAGCTGGTTGAAGAAAAGTTTGCAACCAAAGAATGGCTGCATCACATTCCTTAG
- a CDS encoding L,D-transpeptidase family protein — MQFSRQLYSGMNNHRKSGPYIRSALAVALAASTLFSTAQAQAANSLLELFQQRRQQQAQPVQPPVQVTPTAPVQNSAKPVSVPRAAVPPAQRVTVKGPQIYNYKPDALIKVDFSALDMQVTAAVQPATIDPLTSGMSPIGAAKRVDETLGELAFDAAAEYLKTTDVKAEKQIADAIVSFYSQKRTFIWSADNKALDKAGGVAAFFAQADEDGLNPEEYAVAIPGDHFNEQQLAERQQKLADFEIKMSARALRYAIDAGEGRIVADRLSGFYDLPRNRVDPKAVLEKLASESDPVAFLKGFQPNNEAYAILKRELANTPTPSREPIRISLDKAIRPGDTNDELGKVVALITRHAPANYMNEHRDVLQAHADANIYDPELAAAIKDYQKLSGSTPDGIIGKNTIAALQGEQGSVKRDRILYSMERLRWLPHDFGSRYVMVNQPSYRAEYFEDGKEKLAMNVVIGSPTHQTYFFYNKIQTVVFNPSWGVPRSIILNEMLPKVMRDTSYLDRNGYEVYVGGKKVSASAVNWNAVAAGKAHVGIRQKPSLDNALGELKILFPNAHDIYMHDTPAKSYFSRDMRALSHGCIRLERPRDMAAAVLGKQVDELGKYFGKDERGIKVSNPVPVYIAYFTAWPDASGKVRFFNDVYDRDAGMQKASDKTAESRLASL; from the coding sequence ATGCAGTTCTCCAGACAGTTGTATAGTGGCATGAATAATCATCGGAAAAGCGGCCCTTATATTCGCAGCGCTTTGGCGGTCGCATTAGCCGCTTCAACGCTTTTTTCCACGGCTCAGGCCCAGGCTGCAAATTCCTTGCTGGAATTGTTTCAGCAGCGCCGTCAGCAACAGGCTCAACCTGTTCAGCCGCCGGTTCAGGTTACGCCAACAGCGCCGGTGCAGAACAGCGCTAAGCCTGTTTCTGTTCCGCGGGCAGCAGTGCCACCGGCACAACGTGTTACCGTCAAAGGACCACAGATTTACAACTATAAGCCCGACGCTCTGATCAAAGTCGATTTCAGCGCTCTGGATATGCAGGTGACGGCTGCAGTTCAGCCAGCGACTATCGATCCGCTTACGTCTGGTATGTCGCCGATTGGTGCAGCAAAAAGAGTTGATGAGACGCTTGGTGAACTGGCTTTTGATGCAGCTGCTGAATATCTGAAAACAACGGATGTTAAAGCAGAGAAACAAATCGCAGATGCGATTGTCAGTTTTTATTCGCAAAAGCGAACATTTATCTGGTCCGCGGATAACAAGGCGCTCGATAAGGCGGGCGGCGTTGCTGCGTTCTTTGCGCAAGCCGATGAAGATGGTCTCAACCCGGAAGAATATGCTGTTGCCATTCCTGGTGATCATTTCAACGAGCAGCAGCTTGCAGAACGTCAGCAGAAACTCGCAGACTTTGAAATTAAAATGTCAGCACGCGCTTTGCGATACGCGATTGATGCGGGTGAAGGGCGTATTGTTGCTGACAGACTGAGCGGCTTTTATGATTTGCCGCGAAATCGAGTCGATCCTAAAGCTGTTCTTGAAAAACTTGCGTCTGAGAGCGATCCGGTCGCTTTCCTGAAAGGCTTTCAGCCCAACAATGAAGCTTATGCCATTTTGAAGCGTGAATTGGCGAACACGCCCACACCTTCACGAGAGCCAATCCGTATCTCCCTTGATAAGGCTATCCGTCCGGGTGATACCAATGATGAACTTGGCAAGGTTGTAGCGCTGATCACGCGTCATGCGCCTGCGAACTACATGAATGAGCATCGCGATGTATTGCAGGCTCATGCCGACGCAAACATCTATGACCCCGAACTCGCGGCAGCTATCAAGGATTATCAAAAGCTTTCCGGCAGTACGCCGGATGGTATTATTGGCAAGAATACGATTGCGGCTTTGCAGGGCGAGCAAGGTTCAGTGAAGCGTGATCGCATCCTTTATTCGATGGAGCGTCTACGCTGGCTGCCGCATGACTTCGGTTCACGCTACGTGATGGTCAATCAGCCGTCTTATCGGGCCGAATATTTTGAAGACGGTAAAGAGAAACTGGCCATGAATGTGGTTATTGGCTCACCGACACATCAGACCTATTTCTTTTACAATAAGATCCAGACCGTTGTTTTCAATCCATCATGGGGTGTGCCTCGTTCGATCATTCTGAATGAAATGCTGCCGAAGGTCATGCGTGATACGAGCTATCTCGACCGTAACGGCTATGAGGTTTATGTCGGTGGTAAAAAGGTATCGGCAAGTGCTGTAAATTGGAATGCTGTCGCGGCAGGCAAAGCGCATGTTGGCATTCGTCAGAAGCCCAGCCTCGATAATGCATTGGGTGAATTGAAAATTCTGTTCCCGAATGCGCATGACATTTATATGCATGACACCCCCGCAAAGTCCTATTTTAGCCGCGATATGCGCGCTCTGAGCCATGGTTGCATTCGTCTGGAACGCCCGCGCGACATGGCTGCGGCCGTCCTTGGCAAGCAAGTTGATGAACTTGGCAAATATTTCGGCAAAGATGAGCGCGGCATCAAAGTCTCGAATCCTGTGCCGGTTTATATTGCCTATTTCACAGCTTGGCCGGATGCGAGTGGGAAAGTGCGTTTCTTTAATGATGTTTATGACCGTGACGCAGGAATGCAGAAAGCGTCTGATAAAACAGCTGAATCGCGGTTGGCCTCGCTTTGA
- a CDS encoding fumarate hydratase: protein MAEASAADLFPLGEDKTPYRKLTSDYVSVDSFKGQEILSVDAEGLRLLSEAAFADINHLLRPGHLQQLAKIMQDPEATDNDRFVAYDLLKNANIAAGGVLPMCQDTGTAIIMGKKGRRVWTEGGDADALGAGVLDAYNKKNLRYSQLAPLSMFEEKNTKNNLPAQIDIYEEGEDAYKFLFVAKGGGSANKTFLFQGTPSLLTHDRMIEFLKDKILSLGTAACPPYHLAIVIGGTSAEMNLKTVKLASTRYLDELPTEGSETGHAFRDLAMEAEIHKLTQSLGVGAQFGGKYFCHDVRVIRLPRHGASLPIGLGVSCSADRQAKGKITKDGIFLEQLETNPAQYMPEIDEEKLSSHVVKIDLNQPMEDILKELSKHPVKTQLSLTGSIIVARDLAHAKIRERLENGESMPDYFKNHPIYYAGPAKTPTGYASGSFGPTTAGRMDSYVDQFQAFGGSMVMLAKGNRSRQVREACGKHGGFYLGSIGGPAARLAQDCIKKVEVVEYPELGMEAIWRIEVVDFPAFIVIDDKGNDFFKDLNLG from the coding sequence ATGGCAGAAGCAAGCGCCGCCGATCTCTTTCCACTTGGCGAAGACAAAACCCCTTATCGCAAACTGACTTCTGACTACGTTTCGGTTGATTCATTTAAGGGGCAGGAAATTCTAAGCGTTGACGCCGAAGGCCTGCGCCTTCTGTCGGAAGCTGCATTTGCTGACATTAATCACTTGCTGCGCCCGGGCCATTTGCAACAGCTCGCAAAGATCATGCAAGACCCGGAGGCGACGGATAATGACCGGTTCGTCGCTTATGATCTTCTGAAAAACGCCAATATTGCAGCCGGTGGTGTGCTGCCGATGTGTCAGGATACGGGCACTGCGATTATTATGGGAAAAAAGGGGCGTCGCGTTTGGACCGAAGGTGGCGACGCCGATGCCTTAGGCGCTGGCGTTCTTGATGCCTATAATAAGAAAAACCTGCGCTACTCACAGCTTGCCCCATTATCGATGTTCGAGGAAAAGAACACCAAGAACAATCTGCCGGCACAGATCGATATCTATGAAGAAGGCGAAGACGCTTACAAGTTCCTGTTTGTCGCCAAAGGCGGTGGCTCTGCGAACAAGACATTCCTGTTTCAAGGAACACCTTCTCTTCTGACACATGATCGAATGATCGAATTTCTGAAGGACAAAATCCTCAGCCTTGGCACGGCTGCCTGCCCTCCTTATCATCTTGCGATCGTCATCGGCGGAACGTCGGCAGAAATGAATCTGAAAACCGTGAAGCTGGCCTCCACGCGTTATCTCGATGAACTTCCTACTGAGGGTTCAGAAACTGGCCATGCTTTCCGTGACCTGGCAATGGAAGCAGAGATTCACAAGCTGACGCAGTCACTCGGCGTTGGAGCGCAATTTGGCGGCAAATATTTCTGCCATGACGTGCGCGTTATCCGGCTGCCGCGTCACGGCGCGTCGTTGCCGATCGGTCTTGGTGTTTCCTGCTCGGCAGATCGTCAGGCTAAGGGAAAGATCACCAAAGATGGTATTTTCCTTGAGCAACTTGAAACCAATCCGGCGCAATATATGCCAGAGATTGATGAAGAGAAGCTGTCATCACATGTGGTGAAAATCGACCTTAATCAGCCGATGGAAGACATTTTGAAAGAATTGTCGAAGCATCCGGTCAAAACCCAGCTTTCGCTGACAGGTTCGATCATTGTTGCGCGCGATCTGGCCCATGCGAAAATCCGCGAACGTCTGGAAAATGGTGAATCCATGCCAGATTATTTCAAGAACCATCCGATTTATTATGCAGGCCCTGCCAAAACACCGACCGGCTATGCTTCGGGTTCCTTCGGACCGACCACTGCTGGCCGTATGGATTCCTATGTCGATCAGTTCCAGGCGTTCGGTGGCTCAATGGTGATGCTGGCTAAAGGAAATCGCTCACGTCAGGTGCGTGAAGCCTGCGGAAAGCATGGCGGTTTCTATCTTGGCTCCATTGGCGGCCCCGCTGCCCGTCTTGCACAAGACTGCATCAAGAAGGTTGAGGTCGTTGAATATCCAGAACTTGGAATGGAAGCCATCTGGCGTATTGAAGTTGTTGATTTCCCTGCCTTTATCGTCATCGATGACAAGGGAAATGATTTCTTCAAAGACCTGAATCTGGGTTGA
- a CDS encoding DUF971 domain-containing protein: protein MSDFWPTELRVSKDRKLLTVAFDRGERFELTAELLRVLSPSAEVQGHSPEQRVTVGGKRNVEIMRMDPIGNYAVRITFDDMHDTGLFSWTYLHKLGAEKEKLWQTYLDELAEKGLKRDPR, encoded by the coding sequence TTGAGTGATTTCTGGCCGACCGAACTGCGTGTTTCAAAGGATCGCAAGCTTTTGACAGTCGCCTTCGACCGTGGCGAACGCTTTGAGTTGACGGCAGAATTGTTACGGGTTTTGTCTCCGTCGGCAGAAGTGCAGGGCCATTCTCCAGAGCAGCGCGTGACTGTTGGCGGTAAACGCAATGTCGAGATCATGCGTATGGACCCAATTGGCAATTATGCTGTTCGCATTACATTTGACGACATGCACGATACCGGCCTGTTTTCATGGACTTATCTCCATAAGCTAGGCGCGGAGAAAGAAAAGCTCTGGCAGACCTATCTCGATGAGTTGGCTGAAAAAGGTCTGAAACGCGATCCGAGATAA
- the moaA gene encoding GTP 3',8-cyclase MoaA — MANITQSIDKMPNVSPAGPMIDPFGRAVTYLRVSVTDRCDFRCTYCMAEHMTFLPKKDLLTLEELDRICSAFIDKGVRKLRLTGGEPLVRKNIMHLIRGLSRHLQTGALHELTLTTNGSQLARYADELADCGVKRINVSIDTLDADKFRTITRWGDINRVIEGIDAAQKAGIRVKINAVALKDFNEFEIPQLIRWAHGRDMDMTLIETMPMGEIEVDRTDQYLPLSKLRSDLSRQFTLSDIPYRTGGPARYVKIAETGGRLGFITPLTHNFCESCNRVRLTCTGTLYMCLGQNDDADLRAAVRASEGDSVLNDAIDEAISRKPKGHDFIIDREHNRPAVARHMSLTGG, encoded by the coding sequence ATGGCAAATATTACGCAAAGTATTGATAAAATGCCTAACGTTTCTCCCGCCGGACCGATGATTGATCCGTTTGGGCGCGCTGTCACTTATCTGCGTGTGTCTGTCACAGATCGTTGTGATTTCCGCTGCACTTATTGCATGGCGGAGCATATGACCTTTCTGCCCAAAAAAGACCTGCTTACGCTCGAAGAACTCGACAGAATTTGCAGTGCCTTTATCGATAAGGGCGTGCGCAAATTACGTTTGACCGGCGGAGAACCGCTCGTTCGAAAAAACATCATGCATCTTATTCGAGGTCTCTCCAGACATTTGCAAACGGGCGCACTGCATGAACTGACACTCACGACAAACGGTTCACAGCTTGCACGCTATGCAGATGAACTGGCAGATTGCGGTGTTAAACGCATCAATGTTTCTATCGATACTCTTGACGCGGACAAATTTCGTACAATCACGCGCTGGGGCGATATTAACCGGGTTATCGAGGGAATTGATGCAGCACAAAAAGCAGGTATTCGCGTCAAGATCAACGCGGTCGCACTTAAAGACTTCAATGAATTTGAAATCCCGCAGCTAATCCGCTGGGCGCATGGCCGCGACATGGATATGACGCTTATCGAAACAATGCCTATGGGAGAAATTGAAGTTGATCGTACCGATCAATACCTTCCACTCTCCAAACTTCGATCCGATCTCAGCCGGCAGTTTACGCTCTCTGATATTCCCTATCGCACGGGTGGTCCTGCACGCTATGTTAAGATTGCAGAGACCGGCGGGCGCCTCGGTTTCATAACACCTCTTACGCATAATTTCTGTGAGAGCTGCAATCGCGTGCGCCTCACCTGCACTGGAACACTTTATATGTGTCTCGGCCAAAATGATGACGCCGATCTGCGTGCCGCGGTGCGTGCGAGCGAAGGCGACAGCGTTTTAAACGATGCAATCGATGAAGCTATTTCACGCAAACCCAAAGGACATGACTTTATTATTGACCGAGAACACAATCGGCCAGCGGTCGCACGCCATATGAGCCTCACAGGCGGATAA
- a CDS encoding DMT family transporter encodes MLLAMGTFTIGDTITKYLLEQMNSGQYMFVRGIFATIAIGFLAWRNGALRHLSMDLMTILRVIGEVVATITYIYSLGHLSQAFCSAVFQATPLVVTLGAVLFLNEKVGWRRWMCISVGLIGVIIIIRPGAEGTSSLAAVGVLLSSVCFAALRDIATRRVPAHVPTLYLSTLTAGAIALTGGALTLPMGGWQPVGIEPILLMALAAGLLLVGYHFIIMAMREGEISFVSPFRYSSLLWAILLSTIVFNQAPDSYTIAGSVLVVGSGIYMVYRENIRKKRAQKVRRLESI; translated from the coding sequence ATGCTCCTCGCCATGGGCACGTTCACCATTGGTGACACCATTACAAAATACCTTCTAGAGCAGATGAACAGCGGTCAGTACATGTTTGTCCGCGGAATATTTGCGACCATCGCGATTGGTTTTCTTGCCTGGCGCAATGGCGCACTGCGCCACTTGTCCATGGACTTGATGACAATATTGCGTGTTATTGGCGAAGTGGTCGCAACGATCACCTATATTTATTCACTGGGCCATCTTTCACAAGCATTCTGTTCGGCTGTTTTTCAGGCAACGCCGCTGGTTGTGACATTGGGAGCGGTGCTTTTTCTCAATGAAAAAGTGGGCTGGCGGCGCTGGATGTGTATTTCAGTGGGATTAATTGGCGTAATAATCATTATTCGCCCAGGCGCTGAAGGTACATCAAGCCTTGCGGCTGTCGGCGTTCTGCTTTCAAGCGTATGTTTTGCAGCGCTGCGTGATATCGCAACGCGCCGTGTTCCGGCACACGTGCCCACGCTCTACCTTTCAACGCTGACTGCCGGAGCTATCGCACTGACCGGTGGAGCACTGACCTTACCAATGGGCGGCTGGCAACCAGTCGGAATCGAACCCATTCTTTTGATGGCTTTAGCCGCAGGCCTTTTGCTTGTTGGTTATCACTTTATCATCATGGCGATGCGCGAAGGCGAAATCTCGTTCGTTTCTCCGTTCCGATATTCAAGCCTGCTATGGGCAATACTATTGAGCACCATTGTTTTTAATCAGGCACCCGATTCCTATACCATCGCCGGATCAGTTCTCGTGGTTGGTAGCGGTATCTATATGGTTTATCGCGAAAATATTCGCAAAAAGCGCGCGCAGAAAGTGCGTAGGCTGGAATCCATATAA